One Camelina sativa cultivar DH55 chromosome 3, Cs, whole genome shotgun sequence genomic window carries:
- the LOC104776221 gene encoding calponin homology domain-containing protein DDB_G0272472-like → MPVEGEREQGEVSVKVDFENATEIKQEVVEVPTTTKEDDVVVNGISHVGNNGNGNDTDGSYVFITENDTVGDDSDSVKPVDLNVVEKDLKVGDNANSGDVKVEEAMSSADDVVSGVSQDSQTLEKSEPEKADDGPEEEVVGIVPKSEIEDSLAKSVDEENLGNGHLEKELEGKLESTEEVKQLQDSEVGPRDLTKNIAEEKPEDKIESEIKTDVEGHQGDIIETQEKSDVDVDVSEDLKHNEDVAKDPVDSDQGSVSKLASAKVSPTDPDDRDMGLGQVTLADPADTINGSESVNDRSGSESVAVLESVPVENGHPPIESESEKTGDVPFTSEAEKVNAFEGDVLPDSGSVEVAVSEVSSDVPAETQTLTAASLDAHTPGIDSVVENGNIKSESEADIGAVDDVSVSDGSINTHQDDPTYDQEGKQHIESEVKELLDAPASEERSDAVIVAKEKVSEAAISDGLSCTNQQEPERDEKSGLVEKLPSHVLHENAPSGNDTSVNVSDDSKSQSLSEGVDTNQKIQDDCSAQLEEVANVNVKHAPNEKVQENNSERNLSVGGDVCLNSAEEAKESPTEDLSGNASLESAETLSTNIKESLSLLDSKAAVSDLAESSAEGVVGETGAVATESEAAQSVEECSEPHIAPSTIEFGEINREVNCGSEVNVTKTPPVDVCEDIPPNEVSEMKESDIKEKSSINADEEVGTASVASEIKTCAQDLESKEVTSTTEAKDSVDSQPAENKDGNAVDGTDGKVASTCDGSAHDASEAHTVAVEIEKRPFYFLPRVPRYVDENLAEQLEHAEAQVDQKTQSRDALRADIQKIRAICKDYDISYKAAMAEERSARKAMHSKRQEIDTLQSVISRVKSAASVDDIDSRVHNMEHLMQHSTISLTEEKGFMREIKQLKQLRAQISSSMGTTDEVKQALDEKEKTEERLKVLRKELDGLRNDLSKVEAITKAAKKKCDEEWEAQSKLQEQFRAAAAVRQEAFVHLQDLKKQQREKNKYFFKYKDNSRAASEMALKKDRAALQSLCSDQVENFMNMWNNDEEFRKYYVRCNTRSTFKRLGTLDGRSLGPDEEPPRITYATRTDKLRSSSDRAEKHEAAPPVPAQQEKVIKYEGSKVENNSKAAAKPTEQKSQTTKSKKAVKADQPPPIVTKLDSGKEEIEKSETKEEEEPPKLTKEEEELIKKEEEKRKQKEAAKMKEQHRLEEIAKAKEAMERKKKREEKAKARALLKAQKEAEEREKEREKKLRKKERRKGIFTSEEAAAEAPIPTSETVVETPREIEIPKKQTIEESQQIKKSHKPSSQFLKQNKSKSVPLPLRNRGNKRKLRQWMWIGLIVVVILALFLLGNANLSFSSANLWFT, encoded by the exons atgccggTGGAGGGGGAGAGAGAGCAAGGTGAGGTGTCGGTGAAGGTTGATTTCGAGAATGCGACTGAGATTAAACAGGAGGTTGTTGAAGTTCCGACGACGACCAAAGAGGACGACGTCGTGGTGAATGGGATCAGCCATGTCGGTAATAATGGCAACGGGAACGACACCGATGGTTCTTACGTTTTCATTACGGAGAATGATACCGTTGGAGATGATTCTGATTCTGTTAAGCCTGTTGATCTCAATGTTGTTGAGAAAGATCTCAAGGTGGGAGATAATGCGAATTCTGGGGATGTGAAAGTGGAAGAGGCTATGAGTAGTGCAGATGATGTTGTTTCGGGAGTTTCTCAAGATAGTCAAACCCTGGAAAAGTCTGAACCAGAAAAGGCAGATGATGGACCCGAGGAGGAGGTCGTTGGGATTGTCCCAAAGTCAGAAATCGAGGATTCTCTTGCAAAAAGCGTCGATGAAGAGAATCTTGGTAATGGGCATCTGGAAAAAGAGCTTGAGGGTAAATTGGAATCTACAGAGGAAGTGAAGCAACTTCAAGATTCTGAAGTTGGACCCAGGGATCTGACAAAGAATATCGCTGAGGAAAAGCCTGAAGATAAAATTGAATCTGAGATTAAAACAGATGTGGAGGGACATCAAGGGGACATTATTGAAACGCAAGAAAAAtctgatgttgatgttgatgtttcTGAAGATCTTAAACATAACGAGGATGTAGCAAAGGACCCAGTTGACTCAGATCAGGGAAGTGTGTCTAAGTTGGCGAGCGCTAAGGTTTCTCCAACTGACCCCGATGATAGAGACATGGGTTTGGGACAAGTTACGCTAGCAGATCCAGCTGATACCATCAATGGATCTGAATCTGTGAATGATCGCAGTGGATCAGAATCTGTAGCAGTTTTAGAATCTGTTCCTGTTGAAAATGGTCATCCTCCAATAGAATCAGAGTCAGAGAAAACTGGTGATGTTCCATTTACTTCAGAGGCGGAGAAAGTCAATGCTTTCGAAGGTGATGTGTTGCCAGACTCTGGATCCGTGGAGGTTGCTGTATCAGAGGTAAGTAGTGATGTCCCGGCTGAGACTCAAACTCTTACTGCCGCAAGCTTGGATGCCCACACTCCTGGTATAGATAGTGTAGTTGAAAATGGTAATATCAAATCGGAATCTGAAGCAGATATTGGAGCTGTTGATGATGTCTCCGTGTCTGATGGGAGTATAAACACTCATCAAGATGATCCTACTTATGATCAAGAAGGAAAACAACACATAGAATCTGAAGTTAAGGAACTTCTTGATGCCCCTGCTTCAGAAGAAAGAAGTGATGCTGTTATTGTTGCCAAAGAGAAGGTTTCAGAAGCTGCTATTTCTGATGGCTTATCTTGTACCAACCAGCAGGAACCAGAACGTGATGAGAAATCTGGGCTTGTTGAAAAACTACCATCCCATGTGCTACATGAGAATGCGCCTTCTGGGAATGACACAAGTGTAAATGTAAGCGATGACAGCAAAAGTCAAAGTTTATCAGAGGGAGTTGACACGAACCAGAAGATTCAAGATGATTGTAGTGCTCAGTTGGAAGAAGTGGCCAATGTGAATGTAAAACATGCTCCTAATGAGAAAGTTCAAGAAAACAACAGCGAGAGGAACTTAAGTGTTGGTGGTGATGTTTGTCTAAACTCTGCTGAAGAAGCGAAAGAGTCACCTACAGAGGATCTTTCTGGGAATGCATCCCTTGAGAGTGCTGAGACTCTCTCTACAAACATCAAGGAATCATTGAGCTTGTTGGATTCCAAAGCCGCTGTCTCTGACTTGGCAGAAAGCTCAGCAGAAGGAGTGGTTGGCGAAACGGGTGCTGTTGCCACGGAATCTGAAGCTGCGCAATCAGTTGAAGAATGCTCTGAACCTCATATTGCTCCATCCACTATTGAATTTGGTGAAATAAACAGAGAAGTCAATTGTGGTTCAGAAGTGAATGTGACGAAGACCCCTCCTGTTGATGTGTGTGAGGATATACCACCTAATGAAGTTTCTGAGATGAAAGAATCGGACATCAAAGAAAAATCTTCGATAAATGCAGATGAAGAAGTCGGTACTGCCTCAGTTGCATCTGAAATCAAGACCTGTGCACAGGATCTTGAATCTAAAGAGGTTACATCTACTACAGAAGCTAAAGACTCTGTGGACAGCCAACCTGCTGAAAACAAAGATG GAAATGCTGTTGATGGAACAGATGGTAAAGTAGCCTCGACCTGTGATGGTTCTGCGCATGATGCTTCTGAAGCGCACACTGTAGCGGTAGAGATAGAGAAAAGACCGTTTTACTTTCTGCCTAGAGTTCCAAGATATGTTGACGAAAATTTAGCTGAGCAACTCGAGCATGCTGAAGCGCAGGTCGATCAGAAAACACAGAGTCGGGATGCTCTTAGAGCGGATATCCAGAAGATACGC GCAATATGTAAGGACTATGATATCAGTTACAAGGCGGCCATGGCAGAAGAGAGATCTGCAAGAAAAGCAATGCATTCAAAACGGCAGGAAATTGATACCCTTCAGTCTGTGATTAGCCGGGTTAAGAGTGCTGCGTCTGTTGATGATATTGATTCGAGG GTGCATAATATGGAACACTTGATGCAACACTCAACTATATCTCTGACTGAAGAAAAAGGATTCATGCGTGAAATAAAACAGTTGAAGCAACTCCGTGCGCAGATATCTTCGAGTATGGGTACCACGGATGAAGTTAAGCAAGCATtggatgagaaagaaaaaacagaagagCGTTTGAAG GTATTGAGGAAGGAACTAGATGGGCTTAGAAACGATCTCTCAAAAGTCGAAGCAATCACAAAAGCTGCTAAAAAAAAGTGTGATGAGGAGTGGGAAGCACAGAGTAAACTGCAAGAACAGTTCagagctgctgctgctgttcgCCAGGAAGCATTTGTGCACCTACAGGATTTGAAGAAACAACAACGAGAAAAG AACAAATATTTCTTCAAGTACAAAGATAATTCAAGGGCAGCAAGTGAAATGGCTTTGAAGAAAGACAGAGCAGCCCTGCAAAGCCTTTGTTCTGACCAG GTTGAGAATTTCATGAATATGTGGAACAATGATGAGGAGTTCCGAAAATACTATGTAAGATGCAACACAAGGAGTACCTTTAAGAGACTAGGAACCCTAGATGGACGATCTCTTGGCCCTGATGAGGAACCACCTCGGATCACTTATGCTACAAGAACAGACAAACTTAGATCTTCTAGTGACAGAGCAGAGAAACATGAGGCAGCTCCACCAGTTCCAGCACAACAAGAGAAAGTCATCAAATATGAAGGttcaaaagttgaaaacaaCAGTAAGGCTGCTGCTAAACCCACTGAGCAGAAGAGTCAGACCACTAAATCTAAAAAGGCCGTCAAAGCGGACCAGCCTCCCCCGATTGTTACCAAATTGGATTCTGGAAAAGAGGAGATCGAAAAGTCagaaacaaaggaagaagaagagccacCTAAGTTAAccaaagaggaagaggagttaattaagaaagaagaggagaagagaaaacaaaaggaagcTGCGAAGATGAAGGAGCAGCATCGGTTGGAGGAAATAGCAAAAGCGAAAGAGGCaatggagaggaagaagaagagagaggagaaggcTAAAGCAAGAGCTTTGCTTAAGGCCcagaaagaagcagaagaaaggGAGAAG GAACGAGAAAAGAAgctaaggaagaaggagagaagaaagggGATATTTACATCAGAAGAGGCAGCAGCAGAAGCCCCAATTCCGACATCAGAGACTGTAGTAGAAACCCCAAGGGAGATCGAAATTCCAAAGAAACAAACCATAGAGGAGAGTCAGCAAATCAAGAAATCTCACAAACCATCATCACAGTTTCTCAAACAAAACAAGTCAAAATCGGTTCCTCTGCCTTTAAGGAACCGAGGAAACAAGAGAAAACTGCGGCAATGGATGTGGATTGGACTCATAGTTGTGGTCATCCTCGCATTGTTCCTTCTCGGTAATGCtaatctctccttctcttcagCAAATCTCTGGTTTacatga
- the LOC104776222 gene encoding squamosa promoter-binding-like protein 14 yields the protein MDEVGAQVATPMFIHPSLSPMGRKRDLYYPMSSRLVPSQQQQPQRRDEWNSKMWDWDSRRFEAKPVDAQTLCLENVTTQQFDLTSRNKSGGGEERGLDLNLGSGLTALEETTTATATPTATPTTQNVRPSKKVRSGSPGGGNYPMCQVDNCTEDLSHAKDYHRRHKVCEVHSKATKALVGKQMQRFCQQCSRFHRLSEFDEGKRSCRRRLAGHNRRRRKTMQPEEIASGVVVPGNRDNNTSNAKMDLMALLTALACAQGKNDVKPVSSPAVPDREQLLQILNKINALPLPMDLVSKLNNIGSLARKNLDQPMANPTNDMNGASPSTMDLLAVLSSTLGSSSPDALAILSQGGFGNKDSDKTKLSSYDHGVTTNVEKRTFGFSSGGGERSSSSNQSPSQDSDSRAQDTRSSLSLQLFTSSPEDESRPTVASSRKYYSSASSNPVEDRSPSSSPVMQELFPLQTSPETMRSKNHNNSSPSRTGCLPLELFGASNRGTANPNFKGFGQQSGYASSGSDYSSPSLNSDAQDRTGKIVFKLLDKDPSQLPGTLRSEIYNWLSNIPSEMESYIRPGCVVLSVYIAMSPAAWEQLERNLLQRLGVLLQNPQSDFWRNVRFIVNTGRQLASHKNGRVRCSKSWRTWNSPELISVSPIAVVAGAETSLVVRGRSLTNDGISIRCTHMGSYMSMEVTGAACRQAVCDELNVNSFKVQNAQPGFLGRCFIEVENGFRGDSFPLIIANASICKELNRLEEEFHPKSQDTSEEHAQSTDRRPTSREEVLCFLNELGWLFQKNQTSELREQSDFSLARFKFLLVCSVERDYCALIRTLLDMLVERNLVNDELNTEALDMLAEIQLLNRAVKRKSTKMVELLIHYSVNPSALDSSNNFVFLPNIIGPGGITPLHLAACTSGSDDMVDLLTSDPQEIGLSSWNSLRDATGQTPYSYAAIRNNHSYNSLVARKLADKRNKQVSLNIENEIVDQKGLSKRLSSEMNKSSCASCATVALKYQRRVSGSHRLFPTPIIHSMLAVATVCVCVCVFMHAFPIVRQGSHFSWGGLDYGSI from the exons ATGGATGAGGTAGGTGCTCAAGTAGCTACACCGATGTTTATTCATCCATCGCTATCTCCGATGGGGAGAAAACGCGATCTTTATTACCCCATGTCGAGTCGTCTTGTTCCGTCTCAGCAGCAACAGCCTCAGCGTAGAGATGAGTGGAACTCTAAGATGTGGGATTGGGATAGCCGGAGATTTGAGGCTAAACCCGTGGATGCTCAGACTCTTTGTCTTGAGAACGTTACAACACAACAGTTTGATTTGACTTCGAGGAATAagagtggaggaggagaagaaagaggactTGATTTGAATCTGGGAAGTGGTTTGACCGCTTTGGAAGAGACTACGACGGCGACGGCGACGCCGACGGCGACGCCGACGACGCAGAACGTTAGACCGAGCAAGAAGGTTCGGTCTGGATCTCCGGGAGGAGGGAATTATCCCATGTGTCAGGTGGATAATTGTACTGAAGATTTATCTCATGCTAAGGATTATCATAGAAGGCATAAAGTGTGTGAAGTTCATAGCAAAGCTACTAAAGCTCTCGTTGGGAAACAGATGCAGAGGTTTTGCCAACAGTGCAGCAG GTTTCATCGGCTTTCTGAGTTTGATGAGGGGAAGAGAAGTTGTAGGCGTAGGTTGGCTGGCCATAATCGACGGAGGAGGAAGACAATGCAGCCGGAGGAGATTGCATCTGGGGTTGTGGTTCCAGGGAACCGTGATAATAATACCTCTAACGCCAAGATGGATCTTATGGCTTTGTTAACCGCCTTAGCTTGTGCTCAAG GTAAGAATGATGTGAAGCCAGTGAGTTCTCCAGCTGTGCCTGATAGAGAGCAGCTTCTTCAGATACTTAACAAGATTAATGCTTTGCCGTTGCCTATGGATCTTGTCTCTAAGTTGAACAATATTGGAAGTTTAGCCAGGAAAAATCTGGATCAACCTATGGCGAACCCCACAAATGATATGAATGGGGCTTCTCCTTCTACAATGGACTTGCTTGCTGTTCTCTCGTCAACGTTAGGCTCATCTTCACCTGATGCGCTAGCCATATTGTCTCAAGGTGGGTTTGGTAACAAAGACAGTGACAAGACTAAGTTATCGTCTTATGATCACGGTGTTACTACCAATGTTGAAAAGAGAACTTTTGGGTTCTCTTCTGGTGGGGGAGAGAGGAGCAGTAGCAGTAACCAATCTCCTTCTCAGGATTCAGATTCACGTGCTCAAGACACTAGGTCTAGCTTGTCTCTACAATTATTTACCTCATCTCCCGAGGATGAGAGTCGACCGACAGTGGCATCTTCTAGAAAGTATTACTCTTCTGCCAGCAGTAATCCTGTTGAGGATAGATCTCCATCTTCCTCACCGGTCATGCAGGAGTTATTCCCATTGCAGACGTCCCCTGAAACCATGAGGTCTAAGAATCACAATAACTCAAGTCCAAGCAGGACTGGTTGCTTGCCACTTGAGCTCTTTGGAGCATCAAATAGAGGAACTGCAAACCCGAATTTTAAAGGTTTCGGGCAACAGTCTGGATATGCTTCTTCTGGTTCTGACTACTCTTCTCCCAGCTTAAACTCTGATGCTCAG GACCGCACCGGAAAGATAGTCTTCAAACTACTTGACAAAGATCCAAGTCAGCTCCCTGGGACATTACGATCAGAG ATCTATAATTGGCTTTCGAACATTCCATCAGAAATGGAGAGTTATATCAGGCCTGGCTGTGTTGTTCTATCTGTCTATATAGCGATGTCACCTGCAGCCTGGGAACAG CTCGAGCGAAACTTGCTGCAACGGCTTGGTGTTTTGCTACAAAATCCTCAGTCTGATTTTTGGAGAAACGTGAGATTTATAGTTAACACGGGCAGACAGCTCGCATCACACAAAAATG GTAGGGTACGATGCAGCAAATCGTGGAGGACTTGGAATTCACCAGAGCTCATCTCAGTGTCACCTATAGCCGTGGTAGCTGGTGCAGAAACAAGTTTGGTAGTAAGAGGTAGAAGCTTGACTAACGATGGGATCAG TATTCGTTGCACGCATATGGGTAGCTACATGTCAATGGAAGTAACCGGGGCAGCGTGTAGACAAGCCGTATGTGATGAGTTGAATGTAAATAGTTTCAAAGTACAAAATGCACAGCCGGGTTTTCTTGGACGCTGTTTCATTGAG GTGGAGAATGGATTCAGGGGTGATAGCTTTCCATTGATAATTGCCAATGCATCCATCTGCAAAGAGTTAAATCGCCTTGAAGAAGAGTTTCACCCCAAAAGTCAAGATACGTCAGAAGAACACGCACAGAGCACAGATCGTCGTCCCACATCAAGAGAAGAAGTTTTGTGCTTCTTGAATGAGCTTGGTTGGCTTTTCCAGAAGAACCAGACCTCTGAACTTCGGGAACAATCCGACTTTTCCCTTGCCCGCTTCAAGTTTTTGCTCGTTTGCTCAGTTGAAAGAGATTACTGTGCTCTCATCAGAACACTCCTAGACATGTTAGTAGAGAGAAATTTGGTGAATGATGAGCTGAACACTGAAGCCTTGGATATGCTCGCTGAGATTCAGTTGTTGAATCGTGCTGTTAAGAGGAAAAGCACAAAAATGGTTGAACTACTTATTCATTACTCAGTTAATCCTTCGGCACTCGATTCCTCTAACAACTTCGTTTTCTTACCCAATATAATTGGACCTGGTGGTATCACACCTTTACATCTAGCTGCTTGTACATCTGGTTCAGATGATATGGTTGATCTACTGACCAGTGATCCACAGGAG ATCGGATTATCGAGTTGGAACTCTCTACGCGATGCAACAGGGCAAACTCCATACAGCTACGCTGCAATTAGGAACAACCATAGCTATAACTCCTTGGTGGCTCGTAAACTTGCagacaaaagaaacaagcaagtctCACTAAACATCGAGAACGAGATAGTTGACCAAAAGGGTCTGAGCAAAAGATTAAGTTCAGAGATGAACAAATCATCTTGTGCCTCGTGTGCAACCGTGGCTCTCAAGTATCAGAGGAGGGTTTCAGGTTCACACCGTTTGTTCCCAACTCCCATCATTCACTCAATGCTCGCAGTTGCAACAGTCTGTGTTTGCGTCTGCGTTTTCATGCACGCTTTCCCAATCGTCAGACAAGGATCTCACTTCAGTTGGGGAGGTTTGGATTATGGCTCAATCTAG
- the LOC104776223 gene encoding uncharacterized protein LOC104776223, with protein sequence MMRSKSIVINSNSRNDTSSITAMAAMRRSASNTMASTAVVRTNDLNRKPRPRSVEFPASPQLIQGEEMVHFGHPQHVLVKVELPDIYTCAGCKEDGAGVRYVCQECDYQLHEFCALAPPLLKSHPFHYQHQLLFFAKPAKGGIVKSKCDVCGRSPRGYTFRCKACSFQMHPGCAMLSPSLSSSSLHHHPLRLVLSSSASNTNGGDYGGFLCGECKRGKRTGRVYHCTVCDYHLHAVCAKDAAVNGLRANGHKGRDKSPAVLGTAARLASQVVIDFLGGIMEGLGEGVGEAILDGVTRGGGGGGGGRNGGVTRTIPRV encoded by the exons atgatgaGAAGCAAATCCATAGTCATCAATTCCAATTCCAGGAATGATACGTCCAGCATCACGGCGATGGCAGCTATGAGACGTTCGGCCTCGAACACTATGGCCTCAACCGCAGTGGTTCGCACAAATGATCTTAACAGAAAACCGCGACCACGGTCAGTAGAGTTCCCAGCATCACCTCAACTGATACAAGGTGAAGAGATGGTCCACTTCGGACATCCCCAACACGTGCTGGTCAAAGTTGAGTTGCCGGATATTTACACGTGTGCAGGGTGCAAAGAGGATGGAGCAGGGGTTAGGTACGTGTGTCAAGAGTGCGATTATCAGCTCCATGAGTTTTGTGCTTTGGCTCCTCCACTACTCAAATCACACCCTTTTCATTACCAGCATCAACTTCTCTTCTTTGCCAAACCGG CGAAAGGAGGGATAGTTAAATCTAAATGCGACGTGTGTGGAAGATCACCAAGAGGTTACACATTTAGATGCAAAGCTTGCAGTTTCCAGATGCATCCTGGCTGCGCTATGTTATCCCCTTccctctcctcctcctcactcCACCACCACCCTCTCCGCCTCGTCCTATCTTCCTCAGCCTCCAACACCAACGGCGGTGACTACGGAGGATTCCTTTGCGGAGAGTGCAAGAGAGGTAAGCGTACGGGGAGGGTTTACCATTGCACCGTCTGCGATTACCACTTGCACGCCGTTTGTGCTAAAGACGCAGCCGTGAACGGCCTCCGCGCCAACGGACATAAAGGGAGGGATAAGTCTCCGGCGGTTTTGGGTACGGCCGCGAGGTTGGCGTCGCAGGTTGTGATTGATTTTCTCGGTGGCATAATGGAAGGTCTTGGTGAAGGTGTTGGTGAAGCTATTTTGGACGGTGTGACTAGaggtggcggcggtggtggGGGTGGCCGAAATGGAGGTGTTACTAGGACAATTCCACGTGTCTGA